The Rhizobium sp. BT03 genome has a window encoding:
- a CDS encoding sugar ABC transporter ATP-binding protein, whose protein sequence is MSATLQKVAPLSGGEGPRTPMDSGAGFVLEMRSITKAFPGVLALDGMNLKVRAGTVHVLVGENGAGKSTLMKILSGIYAIDGGEILFRGEKLDHQSAAAALERGISMIHQELSPVLDMTIAENIFLGREPTYVRTGVLSRFVDFDRMNSDTQTLLDRLGLKYSPQTKMRDLSIATMQLIEIVKAISREASLVIMDEPTSAISDTEVAMLFRQIADLKAAGVAIIYITHKMDEIFQIADDITVMRDGQFVAAAPASEYEPAKLISQMVGRTISSIFPKEDVPIGEIVLSVENLSRDGVFENVSFEVRAGEIVGLSGLIGAGRTEVARVIFGLDAGDAGVIRLNGQPLKLTSPKDAIANSIAMVSEDRKAEGLVLCRSVGENISLANLKKFASGLFISERQEETASQRMIKMLQIKTPDTAMIVENLSGGNQQKIVLAKWLLGDLKLLILDEPTRGIDVGSKSEIHRLMTEFARQGLAIVMISSELPEILGMSDRVVVMSEGRVTGELTRAEATQENIMRLATGGH, encoded by the coding sequence ATGTCTGCGACCCTTCAAAAGGTGGCGCCGCTTTCGGGCGGCGAAGGTCCCCGCACGCCTATGGATAGCGGAGCCGGCTTCGTTCTTGAAATGCGCTCAATCACCAAGGCGTTTCCTGGTGTTCTCGCGCTCGATGGCATGAACCTGAAGGTGCGTGCCGGCACGGTCCACGTCCTCGTCGGGGAAAATGGTGCCGGCAAGTCGACGCTCATGAAGATTCTGAGCGGCATCTACGCGATCGACGGTGGCGAAATCCTTTTCAGGGGCGAGAAACTCGACCACCAGAGCGCCGCAGCCGCGCTGGAGCGAGGGATCTCGATGATCCATCAGGAACTCAGCCCGGTGCTCGACATGACCATCGCCGAAAACATCTTTCTCGGCCGCGAACCCACTTATGTCAGGACGGGCGTTTTGTCCCGGTTCGTCGATTTCGATCGCATGAATTCAGATACGCAGACGCTGCTCGATCGTCTGGGGCTGAAATACAGCCCCCAGACCAAGATGCGAGACCTGTCCATCGCGACGATGCAGCTCATCGAGATCGTCAAGGCGATTTCGCGCGAGGCCTCTCTGGTGATCATGGACGAACCGACGTCGGCGATCAGCGACACGGAAGTCGCGATGCTCTTCAGGCAGATCGCAGACCTGAAAGCGGCAGGCGTCGCGATCATCTACATCACCCACAAGATGGACGAGATCTTCCAGATCGCCGACGACATCACGGTGATGCGTGACGGCCAGTTCGTCGCGGCCGCCCCGGCGAGCGAATACGAGCCGGCAAAGCTGATTTCGCAGATGGTTGGCCGCACGATCTCCAGCATCTTTCCGAAAGAGGACGTGCCGATCGGCGAGATCGTCCTTTCCGTCGAGAACCTCTCTCGTGACGGCGTTTTCGAAAATGTCAGCTTCGAGGTGCGTGCCGGCGAGATCGTTGGCCTTTCCGGCCTGATCGGCGCCGGGCGGACGGAGGTAGCCCGGGTGATCTTCGGCTTGGACGCCGGGGACGCCGGGGTGATCCGCCTGAATGGACAACCGCTAAAGCTCACGTCGCCGAAGGATGCCATTGCCAACAGCATCGCCATGGTCTCGGAAGATCGCAAGGCGGAAGGCCTGGTGCTTTGCCGGTCCGTCGGCGAGAACATTTCGCTCGCGAACCTCAAGAAATTCGCGTCCGGCCTTTTCATCAGCGAGCGGCAGGAAGAGACAGCCTCGCAGCGCATGATCAAGATGCTGCAGATCAAGACGCCCGATACGGCAATGATCGTGGAGAACCTCAGCGGCGGCAATCAACAGAAAATCGTTCTCGCCAAGTGGCTGCTGGGTGATCTGAAGCTGCTCATTCTCGACGAACCCACACGAGGCATCGACGTCGGGTCGAAATCCGAAATTCACAGACTGATGACGGAGTTCGCGCGTCAGGGGCTCGCGATCGTCATGATCTCATCCGAACTGCCCGAGATCCTCGGCATGAGTGACCGCGTGGTGGTGATGAGCGAAGGCCGGGTCACCGGCGAACTAACAAGAGCCGAGGCCACTCAGGAAAACATCATGCGCCTCGCCACGGGAGGACATTGA
- a CDS encoding LacI family DNA-binding transcriptional regulator, with the protein MSRPTIPDLAKAANVSISTVDRVLNGRDPVRPQTAERVLSAARQIGFHGVTAIARRLEHDKPVIKFGFLLKQSHRKLYQMWSDVLVAATEAFPDAHGRAIVRFMDDLAPDKAAEAIYALSREADVVGMITSDHPQVNHAVDGLAAENIPVVTMISDISTASRAAYVGNDCVKKGRTAAWFIAGLNGSGGKVSVFVGSHRYLAQDLNEMGFRSYFRESAPGFQMLETIATLEEPDIAYDATRRLLQREPNWVGLYVAGGGITGVMRALREDGGPAARRLVVIAHELTNETRAGLAEGLIKVVLSHPAKLLGETLVRAMAEALDTDRSSTVSQHIVPFEFYNATNI; encoded by the coding sequence ATGTCTCGTCCAACGATCCCTGACTTGGCAAAGGCCGCAAATGTGAGCATTTCAACGGTCGATCGTGTGCTGAATGGTCGCGATCCCGTCCGTCCACAGACGGCGGAACGGGTTCTCAGCGCGGCCCGCCAGATCGGCTTTCACGGGGTGACCGCCATCGCCCGCCGACTTGAGCACGACAAGCCGGTGATCAAATTCGGTTTTCTTCTCAAGCAGTCTCACCGCAAGCTCTATCAAATGTGGAGCGACGTCCTCGTTGCAGCGACCGAGGCGTTTCCCGACGCTCATGGACGAGCAATCGTCAGATTCATGGATGACCTTGCGCCCGACAAGGCTGCCGAGGCGATCTACGCTCTCAGTCGCGAAGCCGATGTCGTGGGAATGATCACCTCTGACCACCCGCAGGTGAACCACGCCGTCGATGGTCTGGCGGCGGAAAACATTCCTGTTGTGACCATGATTTCCGATATTTCCACTGCCTCGCGTGCAGCCTATGTCGGTAACGACTGCGTCAAAAAGGGCCGCACGGCCGCTTGGTTCATAGCTGGGCTGAATGGCAGCGGCGGCAAGGTTTCCGTTTTCGTCGGAAGCCACCGATATCTCGCTCAGGATCTGAACGAAATGGGCTTTCGGTCGTATTTCCGGGAGAGCGCGCCGGGCTTCCAGATGCTGGAGACAATTGCCACGCTTGAAGAGCCAGATATCGCCTATGACGCCACGCGCCGCCTTCTGCAGCGCGAGCCGAATTGGGTCGGACTCTACGTTGCCGGCGGCGGCATCACGGGCGTGATGCGAGCCCTGCGGGAGGACGGCGGGCCAGCAGCCAGACGGCTTGTTGTGATAGCACACGAACTCACGAACGAAACAAGAGCCGGTCTTGCCGAGGGGCTAATCAAGGTCGTCCTATCCCATCCCGCAAAACTGTTGGGCGAGACTCTGGTCCGGGCAATGGCGGAGGCGCTCGATACCGACCGATCATCCACCGTTTCGCAGCACATTGTCCCGTTTGAATTTTACAATGCTACGAATATATGA
- a CDS encoding MBL fold metallo-hydrolase, translating to MMNRRTTLKTIAAAAALMIPLATSGVAQQEKPALSWTAFKAGEAGFLRAPVLVTGKTEAVLIDSSFSFSDGKVVADAIKASGKHLTTIYITTNDPDYYFGLAPVHQAFPDARILAAPDTVALMRKKAEGKIKAWSPVLGDNGPKSVSDLIFPEASDIDTLSVDGEKLEIVTAPGVKDRGRYIWVPSLNAVFGGVAVFGGMYPWVADLPTIEERKAWRAALDDILARKPKIVVPGHGTTTWPTDVSGVSFTRDYLIAFDAEAAKATDSKALIAAMKKLYPNAAMPISLELGAKVAKGEMTWGQ from the coding sequence ATGATGAACAGACGCACCACCCTCAAGACGATCGCCGCAGCCGCGGCTCTCATGATCCCGCTCGCTACATCAGGTGTCGCGCAGCAGGAGAAGCCTGCCCTGTCATGGACGGCCTTCAAGGCCGGCGAAGCGGGCTTCCTGCGCGCTCCGGTCCTTGTAACCGGCAAGACGGAAGCCGTCCTCATCGACTCGAGCTTCAGCTTTTCGGACGGCAAGGTCGTCGCCGATGCCATTAAGGCCAGCGGCAAGCACCTGACCACGATCTATATCACCACCAACGATCCCGACTACTATTTCGGCCTCGCGCCCGTGCATCAGGCCTTTCCGGATGCTCGCATCCTCGCTGCTCCTGACACCGTTGCGCTGATGCGGAAGAAGGCCGAAGGCAAGATCAAGGCCTGGTCGCCGGTTCTGGGCGACAACGGTCCGAAGTCGGTCTCCGATCTCATTTTCCCGGAAGCGAGCGACATCGACACGCTGTCCGTCGATGGCGAGAAACTCGAAATCGTCACCGCGCCGGGTGTCAAGGATCGTGGTCGCTATATCTGGGTTCCGTCCCTCAATGCCGTGTTCGGCGGCGTGGCGGTCTTCGGCGGCATGTATCCCTGGGTAGCCGACCTTCCGACAATCGAGGAACGAAAGGCTTGGCGCGCGGCGCTTGACGACATCCTCGCCCGCAAGCCCAAGATCGTCGTACCGGGTCACGGCACGACCACGTGGCCGACGGATGTTTCCGGCGTCAGCTTCACCCGCGATTACCTGATCGCATTTGACGCCGAAGCAGCCAAGGCCACGGACTCCAAAGCATTGATCGCAGCCATGAAGAAACTCTACCCCAATGCCGCTATGCCGATTTCCCTGGAACTGGGCGCGAAAGTCGCCAAGGGCGAAATGACCTGGGGTCAGTGA
- a CDS encoding NAD(P)-dependent oxidoreductase, whose translation MKIALIGASGQAGSRILSELSARGHTVTAIARDPSKVASLPHITAASGDIEAPEALAGILEGHDAVISSVHFSASDPDKLLRAVKASGVRRYYVVGGAGSLEVAPGVLLVNTPEFPDIYKSEAQGGVDYLTKLRAENDLDWTFLSPSAAFVPGERTGSFRLGKDELLTNENGSSISFEDFAVALVDEIEAPAHVRQRFTVGY comes from the coding sequence ATGAAAATCGCTCTTATCGGAGCTTCCGGTCAGGCCGGCTCCCGCATCCTGTCCGAATTGTCAGCGCGCGGCCATACCGTCACCGCGATTGCCCGAGATCCCTCCAAGGTCGCATCCCTCCCGCACATCACCGCCGCCTCGGGCGACATCGAGGCACCTGAAGCTCTGGCAGGGATTCTGGAAGGGCATGACGCAGTCATCAGTTCGGTGCATTTCTCCGCCAGCGATCCGGACAAGCTGCTTCGCGCCGTCAAGGCCTCCGGCGTTCGTCGCTACTATGTGGTGGGCGGGGCGGGCAGCCTCGAAGTCGCTCCAGGCGTCCTCCTGGTGAACACGCCCGAGTTCCCTGATATCTACAAATCTGAAGCGCAGGGCGGCGTCGACTACCTCACCAAGCTCCGGGCTGAAAACGACCTCGACTGGACCTTCCTGTCGCCTTCGGCCGCATTCGTCCCCGGCGAGCGGACCGGCAGCTTCCGCCTCGGCAAGGACGAACTGCTGACGAACGAAAACGGCAGCAGCATTTCCTTCGAGGACTTCGCCGTTGCACTCGTTGACGAGATCGAAGCCCCGGCCCACGTCAGGCAACGGTTCACCGTCGGCTACTAA
- a CDS encoding DsbA family protein: MPRPLDPFIRSIHATFSGAHCPLSSIFATLHFALTKGHDMKNDIELQYYFDPLCGWCYASAPALAGVAENFPGQLKMLPSGLFVGGRPISSISDHAWRNDQRIQALTGQRFSEEYLQNVLLAPNGVFDSGPATRALTALGEHDAMLEPRFLHAIQIARYLKGRDTSNIQEVVTVAVEVAAEHDIELTAEIFAERLQNDSALQERTLERMEDTQRQMNILGIRGVPQLVALIDGEARILSGEALYHGPAHLIAALDALCADA, from the coding sequence GTGCCGCGACCACTCGATCCATTTATTCGCTCGATTCATGCAACATTCTCTGGCGCACATTGTCCTTTATCTTCGATTTTCGCAACATTACATTTCGCCTTAACAAAAGGACATGACATGAAAAACGACATCGAGCTTCAGTATTATTTCGACCCCCTCTGCGGCTGGTGCTACGCAAGCGCCCCCGCGCTGGCCGGTGTTGCCGAGAATTTTCCGGGTCAACTCAAGATGCTTCCCTCCGGCCTATTCGTCGGAGGCAGGCCGATCTCCTCGATATCAGACCATGCCTGGCGCAACGATCAGAGAATTCAGGCTCTGACGGGGCAGCGTTTCTCTGAAGAATACCTCCAGAACGTCCTACTGGCACCGAACGGCGTTTTCGACTCGGGACCTGCGACGCGCGCCCTCACCGCACTTGGGGAACATGATGCGATGCTCGAGCCTCGTTTCCTGCACGCCATCCAAATCGCCCGCTATCTCAAGGGGCGCGACACTTCCAACATCCAGGAGGTAGTGACGGTCGCCGTTGAGGTCGCTGCCGAGCATGACATCGAACTGACTGCCGAGATCTTTGCCGAAAGGCTCCAGAACGACTCCGCCCTTCAGGAGCGCACGCTGGAGCGGATGGAAGATACGCAGCGTCAGATGAACATCCTCGGCATTCGCGGGGTCCCACAGCTCGTCGCCCTCATCGACGGCGAGGCCCGCATCCTCAGCGGCGAGGCCCTGTATCACGGTCCGGCTCACCTCATCGCAGCGCTCGACGCGCTCTGCGCAGACGCATGA
- a CDS encoding LysR family transcriptional regulator has product MSRAMASRYIASMEDWSGTRLLHRTTRQLSLTSAGERVLELCREIVRVADAVTEVASRADTPHGLLRVTAPSILAEAQLIPLLSKFADLYPRIRIDLQISDRTVDLVQDRIDVAIRIANHLDPSLIAKRLGQCPSRLYASPRYLAEHGMPTRPEDLSAHRCLTYTHLGGTEWTLKNHEAQVVIPVLGGFQTNDALALKCAALSDLGIAMLPRFAADPEVQTNKLVVVLPDWEPNTLGIHALYVSRRHLPMAARALIDFLATRLRDK; this is encoded by the coding sequence ATGTCCAGGGCGATGGCATCGCGCTATATCGCCTCTATGGAAGACTGGTCCGGCACGCGGCTGCTTCACCGAACGACGCGACAGCTCAGCTTGACGTCTGCCGGAGAACGCGTTCTCGAATTATGCCGGGAAATAGTGCGTGTCGCCGACGCAGTGACGGAAGTCGCAAGCCGCGCCGATACCCCTCACGGACTGCTCCGGGTGACGGCGCCAAGCATCCTGGCGGAGGCACAGCTTATCCCGCTCCTTTCAAAGTTTGCAGACCTCTATCCGCGCATCAGGATCGATCTGCAGATTTCAGATCGCACCGTCGACCTCGTGCAAGACCGCATCGATGTGGCGATCCGGATCGCCAACCACCTGGACCCGTCGTTGATTGCAAAACGCCTGGGACAGTGCCCGTCGCGGCTCTATGCTTCGCCGCGCTATCTGGCGGAGCACGGAATGCCAACCAGACCAGAGGACTTGAGCGCCCATAGGTGTCTCACCTACACACACCTTGGAGGGACGGAATGGACTCTGAAAAATCATGAAGCACAGGTTGTCATTCCCGTGCTGGGAGGCTTCCAAACCAATGACGCTCTCGCCCTGAAGTGCGCGGCGCTGTCCGATCTCGGCATCGCAATGCTGCCGCGGTTTGCCGCCGATCCGGAGGTTCAGACGAACAAGCTCGTGGTGGTCTTGCCCGATTGGGAGCCGAACACGCTCGGCATCCATGCACTCTATGTGTCCCGAAGGCACCTCCCAATGGCCGCTCGGGCACTCATCGACTTCCTGGCGACGCGGCTACGGGACAAGTAA
- a CDS encoding Flp family type IVb pilin, whose product MRLLKAFLADDAGATAVEYGLIAAIICTALVSGLGFFTGALQNVFNVINNNITVN is encoded by the coding sequence ATGCGTCTTTTAAAAGCATTTCTTGCGGACGACGCAGGAGCGACGGCGGTCGAATACGGCTTGATCGCCGCCATCATTTGCACCGCGCTCGTCTCCGGTCTCGGCTTCTTTACCGGCGCCCTGCAAAACGTCTTCAACGTGATCAACAACAATATAACCGTCAACTGA
- a CDS encoding methyltransferase domain-containing protein → METIFDKTLIAAHRHRALANNDPKAAFLLDIAAEEMAERLAVVERRFETAVELHGATGVAARAALATGKVGTMIRVESEKAYAGPGETVIEAPLEDVPLEPQSANLILAPLSLHLTNDTPGVFIQIRRALKPDGLFLAAIPGAGTLQELREVLLAAEVEMTGGASPRVIPFADVRDIGSLMQRAGFTLPVIDTENYTVRYDSLFPLMRDLRAMGMSNPLAARGRLPLTRAFFLRAAEIYAERYSDPDGRIRATFSIIYVSGWAPHESQQKPLQPGSAKARLADALKVDEQKLRQ, encoded by the coding sequence ATGGAAACGATCTTCGACAAGACCCTGATCGCCGCGCATCGCCATCGCGCGCTTGCCAATAACGACCCGAAAGCCGCCTTTCTGCTCGACATCGCCGCCGAGGAAATGGCCGAGAGGCTTGCCGTCGTCGAGCGGCGCTTCGAAACAGCCGTCGAACTGCATGGCGCAACTGGGGTGGCCGCCCGCGCCGCATTGGCGACGGGCAAGGTCGGCACGATGATCCGCGTGGAGAGCGAGAAGGCCTATGCCGGCCCGGGCGAAACCGTGATCGAAGCGCCGCTCGAGGACGTGCCGCTCGAACCGCAATCGGCCAATCTCATCCTTGCGCCGCTCAGCCTGCACCTGACCAACGATACACCGGGTGTTTTCATTCAGATCCGCCGCGCTCTGAAGCCGGACGGCTTGTTCCTGGCTGCGATCCCCGGCGCCGGCACGCTGCAGGAACTGCGCGAGGTGCTGCTGGCCGCCGAGGTCGAGATGACGGGCGGTGCAAGCCCGCGCGTCATTCCCTTTGCCGATGTGCGCGATATCGGCAGCCTCATGCAGCGCGCCGGCTTCACGCTGCCGGTGATCGACACGGAAAACTACACGGTACGCTATGATTCGCTGTTTCCGCTGATGCGGGATCTGAGAGCCATGGGCATGAGCAATCCGCTTGCGGCCCGCGGCCGGTTACCGCTGACGCGCGCCTTCTTCCTGCGCGCAGCAGAGATCTACGCCGAGCGCTATTCTGACCCCGACGGACGCATCCGCGCGACCTTTTCGATCATCTATGTCTCCGGGTGGGCTCCCCACGAGAGCCAGCAGAAGCCACTTCAGCCGGGTTCGGCCAAGGCACGCCTTGCCGATGCGCTGAAAGTGGATGAGCAAAAGCTCAGGCAATAG
- a CDS encoding ComF family protein has protein sequence MGPIHFERPAEFLRAQLLRPFSALADFLYPPTCSVCGISTGGHRGLCAKCWSGIRFIERPYCEVLGIPFSHDLGAGILSAEAIANPPPFDRLRSAATHDHAVRDLVHGLKYRDRTDLAPMMAAWMLRASDGTVESCDALIPVPLHRTRMLARKFNQAAELARHMARLSGKPLLAATLVRVKRTSQQVGLGAKAREDNVRGAFAIAKGCENDIFGKRIVLVDDVYTTGATVAAASRTLRKAGAAEITVLTFARALSELI, from the coding sequence ATGGGACCGATCCATTTCGAAAGACCGGCAGAATTCTTGCGGGCGCAGCTCTTGCGGCCGTTTTCGGCGCTTGCCGATTTTCTCTATCCGCCCACCTGTTCCGTCTGCGGCATTTCCACCGGCGGTCATCGCGGGCTCTGCGCAAAGTGCTGGTCCGGCATCCGTTTCATCGAACGGCCCTATTGCGAAGTGCTCGGCATTCCCTTCTCGCACGATCTCGGCGCCGGAATCCTCAGCGCCGAGGCGATCGCCAACCCGCCGCCCTTCGATCGGCTGCGCTCGGCCGCGACCCATGACCACGCGGTTCGCGACCTCGTTCATGGGCTGAAGTATCGCGATCGCACCGATCTGGCGCCGATGATGGCCGCCTGGATGCTGCGCGCTTCCGACGGGACGGTCGAAAGCTGCGATGCGCTGATCCCGGTGCCGCTGCACCGCACCCGCATGCTGGCGCGCAAATTCAACCAGGCAGCCGAGCTCGCCCGCCACATGGCACGGCTCTCGGGCAAGCCGCTGCTTGCCGCCACGCTGGTGCGCGTCAAGCGCACCAGCCAGCAGGTCGGCCTTGGCGCGAAGGCGCGCGAGGACAATGTCAGGGGCGCTTTCGCGATTGCCAAAGGTTGCGAAAACGACATTTTCGGCAAGCGCATCGTCCTCGTCGACGATGTCTATACGACAGGGGCGACGGTCGCCGCGGCAAGCCGGACGCTGCGCAAGGCGGGTGCCGCCGAGATAACGGTTTTGACCTTTGCAAGGGCTCTCTCCGAGCTTATATGA
- the grxC gene encoding glutaredoxin 3 yields MVPVTIYTRQFCGYCTRAKSLLEEKGVDYVEHDATYSPDLRQEMIGKSNGRTTFPQIFIGADHVGGCDDLFALDRAGKLDPMLAA; encoded by the coding sequence ATGGTACCCGTCACCATCTATACACGGCAATTCTGCGGCTATTGCACCCGCGCCAAGTCCCTTCTCGAAGAAAAGGGTGTCGACTACGTCGAGCATGATGCGACATATTCACCGGACCTTCGCCAGGAAATGATCGGCAAGTCGAACGGCCGCACCACCTTCCCGCAGATCTTCATCGGCGCCGATCATGTCGGCGGCTGCGACGATCTCTTCGCGCTCGATCGGGCCGGCAAGCTCGATCCGATGCTGGCGGCGTGA
- a CDS encoding carbon-nitrogen hydrolase family protein, whose protein sequence is MSFKAAAVQMCSGVDPVKNAAAMARLVREAAAQGATYVQTPEMTGMLQRDRAAARAVLADEAHDIIVRTGSELARELAIHMHVGSTAIALADGKIANRGFLFGPDGRILNRYDKIHMFDVDLDNGESWRESAAYTAGSEARVLSLPFAEMGFAICYDVRFPALFRAQAVAGAEVMTVPAAFTKQTGEAHWEILLRARAIENGVFVIAAAQAGRHEDGRETFGHSMIIDPWGTVLASAGATGEAVIVAEIDPAAVKAAHDKIPNLRNGREFSVEKIAGAVAGGVAA, encoded by the coding sequence ATGAGTTTCAAGGCTGCCGCCGTCCAGATGTGCTCCGGGGTCGACCCGGTGAAGAATGCCGCCGCCATGGCGCGGCTGGTGCGCGAGGCCGCCGCCCAGGGTGCCACCTATGTGCAGACGCCCGAAATGACCGGCATGCTGCAGCGTGATCGTGCGGCGGCGCGCGCCGTGCTTGCCGATGAGGCGCATGACATCATCGTCAGGACCGGCTCCGAGCTTGCCAGGGAATTGGCGATCCACATGCATGTCGGCTCGACGGCAATTGCGCTGGCCGACGGCAAGATCGCCAATCGCGGTTTCCTGTTCGGTCCCGACGGCAGGATCCTCAATCGCTACGACAAGATCCACATGTTCGACGTCGACCTCGACAATGGCGAGAGCTGGCGTGAAAGTGCGGCCTATACGGCCGGCTCGGAGGCGCGGGTCCTGTCGCTGCCCTTTGCCGAAATGGGCTTTGCGATCTGCTACGACGTGCGTTTTCCAGCACTCTTCCGTGCCCAGGCGGTTGCCGGCGCCGAGGTGATGACGGTTCCGGCCGCCTTCACCAAACAGACCGGCGAGGCGCATTGGGAGATATTGCTCAGGGCGCGCGCGATCGAGAACGGCGTCTTCGTCATCGCCGCCGCGCAGGCCGGCCGGCACGAGGACGGCCGGGAGACCTTCGGCCATTCGATGATCATCGATCCCTGGGGCACGGTGCTGGCATCGGCCGGCGCCACTGGCGAGGCGGTCATCGTTGCCGAAATCGATCCCGCCGCCGTCAAGGCCGCGCATGACAAGATCCCGAACCTCAGGAACGGCCGGGAATTCTCGGTCGAGAAGATTGCGGGGGCAGTCGCAGGAGGCGTCGCCGCTTGA
- a CDS encoding DUF1178 family protein, giving the protein MIRYSLTCDNAHEFEGWFSESADFDRQVATGFLTCPVCHSAAVSKLLMAPSVSTARKKDERQTLAMDAMRQEALQKLKQAVAAVKANSEDVGTQFPEEARKIHYGEADARGIIGQATVDEAQALLEEGIEIAAIPVLPEDVN; this is encoded by the coding sequence TTGATCCGCTATTCCCTCACTTGCGACAATGCCCATGAATTCGAAGGCTGGTTTTCCGAAAGCGCCGATTTCGATCGTCAGGTCGCGACCGGTTTCCTGACCTGCCCCGTCTGTCATTCCGCTGCCGTCTCCAAGCTCCTGATGGCGCCTTCGGTATCGACGGCGCGCAAGAAGGACGAGAGGCAGACGCTGGCGATGGATGCCATGCGCCAGGAGGCGCTGCAGAAGCTCAAGCAAGCGGTCGCCGCGGTCAAGGCCAATTCCGAGGATGTCGGCACGCAGTTTCCCGAGGAAGCCCGCAAGATCCATTATGGCGAGGCGGATGCCCGCGGCATTATCGGCCAGGCGACGGTCGACGAGGCGCAGGCGCTGCTCGAAGAGGGCATCGAAATCGCCGCCATTCCGGTGCTGCCCGAGGATGTGAATTAA
- a CDS encoding type II toxin-antitoxin system RelE/ParE family toxin → MKVAFSRAARADLLTIGRYILEQNPARALPFMDELHSACVEIADMPHAFVELRLPRLTGVRRRPFGNYLIFYRIEDSTVQVMRILHGARDYARILRRMT, encoded by the coding sequence ATGAAGGTTGCATTTTCCCGAGCTGCCCGCGCCGATCTGCTCACAATTGGCCGGTATATTCTTGAACAAAATCCGGCACGCGCTTTGCCATTCATGGACGAATTGCACTCCGCATGTGTGGAGATTGCAGACATGCCGCATGCCTTTGTCGAACTCCGGTTGCCACGGCTGACAGGAGTTCGCAGGCGTCCTTTCGGAAACTACCTTATCTTCTATCGAATTGAAGATTCGACCGTGCAGGTGATGCGCATCCTGCATGGCGCGCGCGATTACGCCCGCATCCTTCGACGGATGACTTGA
- a CDS encoding type II toxin-antitoxin system ParD family antitoxin, translated as MGEAAKVTVTLEPRLEEYVRDEVARGAYKSSSDYIESVLRERYDDDRRVHELEDELQKGIDDLEAGQVMSLDEAFDSAYAELGLDKLRTR; from the coding sequence ATGGGCGAAGCCGCAAAAGTTACCGTTACTCTCGAGCCTCGTCTCGAAGAATATGTGCGCGACGAGGTCGCCCGCGGCGCCTATAAATCGAGCAGCGACTATATCGAAAGTGTGCTCCGCGAGCGCTACGATGATGATCGGCGCGTTCACGAACTGGAAGACGAGTTACAAAAAGGCATCGACGATCTGGAAGCGGGACAAGTCATGTCCCTCGACGAGGCGTTCGACAGTGCCTACGCAGAACTTGGTCTGGACAAACTCCGCACCCGATGA